The Streptomyces sp. NBC_00440 genome contains a region encoding:
- a CDS encoding SDR family NAD(P)-dependent oxidoreductase, with protein sequence MSNTTPTDEFAGRTALVTGGASGIGLAIAGRLARGGAAVVVADYNEEGARKAAAGLEASGARATAVAVDVTDPASVERAVRHSTDTFGALHLAVNNAGIGGHSRPTGEYEVADWQRVIDTNLNGVFYSLKYELPAMLAAGGGAIVNMASILGTNGFAGSPAYVAAKHGVVGLTKTAALEYAAQNIRVNAVGPGFIDTPLLHGTENPMREQLVSLHPAGRLGTADEVAELTAFLLSDRASFIHGSYHLVDGGYAAR encoded by the coding sequence ATGAGCAACACCACCCCCACAGATGAGTTCGCCGGCCGGACCGCGCTGGTCACCGGCGGCGCGTCCGGCATCGGCCTGGCCATCGCCGGCCGGCTCGCCCGCGGCGGCGCCGCGGTCGTCGTGGCCGACTACAACGAGGAAGGCGCCCGCAAGGCCGCCGCCGGTCTTGAGGCGTCCGGGGCCCGCGCCACCGCCGTCGCCGTGGACGTCACCGACCCCGCATCGGTGGAGCGTGCCGTGCGGCACTCCACCGACACCTTCGGCGCACTGCACCTCGCCGTGAACAACGCCGGGATCGGCGGCCATAGCCGGCCGACCGGTGAGTACGAGGTGGCCGACTGGCAGCGCGTCATCGACACCAACCTCAACGGCGTCTTCTACTCGCTCAAGTACGAGCTGCCCGCGATGCTCGCGGCGGGCGGCGGCGCGATCGTCAACATGGCTTCCATCCTCGGCACCAACGGTTTCGCGGGATCCCCCGCCTATGTCGCCGCCAAGCACGGCGTCGTCGGGCTGACGAAGACCGCGGCGCTCGAATACGCCGCACAGAACATCCGCGTCAACGCCGTCGGTCCTGGCTTCATCGACACCCCGCTGCTGCACGGCACCGAAAACCCGATGCGGGAGCAGCTCGTCTCGCTGCACCCGGCGGGCCGTCTGGGGACGGCCGACGAAGTGGCGGAGCTGACGGCGTTCCTGCTCTCGGACCGCGCCTCGTTCATCCACGGCAGCTACCACCTCGTCGACGGCGGCTACGCCGCGCGCTGA
- a CDS encoding TetR/AcrR family transcriptional regulator, with the protein MNDAGTTDDRRSRKARRTREALAEAACTLVCDRGLKAVTVEDIADRADVARRTFSRYFSSKEDAVLDSVRADGDRINAALSGRPAEETPLAAYRNAVDDWLTDDAHPAWHRRPRIFELMRIADGEPTLYAAFQHIRVEAQADSIRILAARMGIRDEHDLRPAVLVAVGAGALVAAQSAWVRGSRQDALPSLVHAAFAALTGELPLS; encoded by the coding sequence ATGAACGATGCGGGAACCACCGATGACCGGCGGAGCCGCAAGGCCCGCCGCACCCGTGAAGCGCTTGCGGAAGCCGCCTGCACCCTCGTGTGCGACCGTGGGCTCAAGGCCGTCACGGTCGAGGACATCGCCGACCGCGCCGACGTCGCCCGCCGGACGTTCAGCCGGTATTTCTCCAGCAAGGAGGACGCGGTGCTGGACTCCGTACGGGCCGACGGCGACCGGATCAACGCCGCCCTCAGCGGGCGGCCGGCCGAAGAGACCCCGCTCGCGGCCTACCGCAACGCGGTGGACGACTGGCTCACGGACGACGCACACCCGGCCTGGCACCGGCGCCCGAGGATCTTCGAACTCATGCGGATCGCGGACGGCGAGCCGACGCTGTACGCGGCCTTCCAGCACATCCGGGTGGAGGCCCAGGCGGACTCGATCCGGATCCTGGCCGCCCGGATGGGCATCCGCGACGAGCACGACCTGCGCCCCGCCGTTCTGGTGGCCGTGGGTGCGGGAGCCCTCGTGGCGGCCCAGTCCGCCTGGGTCCGGGGCTCCCGCCAGGACGCTCTCCCCAGCCTCGTTCATGCCGCGTTCGCCGCACTCACCGGCGAACTGCCTCTGTCGTGA
- a CDS encoding NAD(P)-dependent alcohol dehydrogenase — MKAVQYRTVGAAPEVVTVPDPEPGPGQVLLKVTAAGVCHSDIAVMSRPAESLPYELPLTLGHEGAGTVAALGAGVTGLTEGESVAVYGPWGCGTCIKCAEGKENYCLRAAELGIRPPGLGSPGAMAEYMIVDSPRHLVPLGDLDPVGAVPLTDAGLTPYHAIKRSLAKLTPGSTAVVIGTGGLGHVAIQLLRAMSAARVVALDVTEDKLALAKTVGAHEAVLSDEHAAGKVRALTGGLGAQAVFDFVGVPATVALAGAVAGIEADVALVGIGGGTLPVGFGTLAFEVSVAAPYWGSRSELTEVLDLARAGSVDVHVETYSIDEAPLAYERLHAGQIKGRAVILPQS, encoded by the coding sequence ATGAAAGCAGTTCAGTACCGCACCGTCGGGGCAGCACCCGAGGTCGTCACCGTCCCCGACCCCGAGCCGGGGCCGGGACAGGTCCTCCTGAAGGTGACCGCCGCTGGCGTCTGCCACTCCGACATCGCCGTGATGAGCCGGCCCGCGGAGAGCCTGCCGTACGAGCTTCCGCTCACCCTCGGGCACGAGGGGGCCGGCACGGTCGCCGCGCTGGGCGCCGGTGTCACCGGCCTCACCGAGGGCGAGTCCGTCGCGGTCTACGGACCGTGGGGCTGCGGCACCTGTATCAAGTGCGCCGAGGGCAAGGAGAACTACTGCCTGCGCGCCGCCGAACTCGGCATCCGCCCGCCCGGCCTGGGTTCCCCCGGCGCGATGGCCGAGTACATGATCGTGGACAGCCCGCGCCATCTGGTGCCGCTCGGCGACCTCGATCCGGTCGGGGCCGTGCCGCTCACCGATGCCGGCCTGACTCCGTACCACGCCATCAAGCGCTCACTGGCGAAGCTCACCCCCGGCTCCACCGCTGTGGTCATCGGTACCGGCGGCCTCGGGCACGTGGCCATCCAGCTGCTGCGGGCGATGTCCGCAGCGCGGGTCGTGGCGCTCGACGTCACGGAGGACAAGCTCGCGCTGGCGAAGACGGTGGGCGCCCACGAGGCGGTGCTCTCCGACGAGCACGCGGCCGGCAAGGTCCGTGCGCTGACCGGCGGGCTCGGCGCCCAGGCCGTCTTCGACTTCGTGGGCGTCCCCGCCACGGTGGCGCTGGCCGGTGCGGTGGCCGGTATCGAGGCCGATGTCGCGCTGGTCGGGATCGGCGGCGGCACGCTGCCGGTCGGCTTCGGCACACTCGCCTTCGAGGTGTCGGTGGCCGCGCCCTACTGGGGCTCGCGCTCGGAACTCACCGAGGTGCTCGATCTGGCGCGCGCCGGATCGGTGGACGTCCATGTGGAGACGTACTCGATCGACGAGGCCCCGCTCGCCTACGAGAGGCTGCACGCCGGACAGATCAAGGGACGCGCGGTCATCCTGCCGCAGAGCTGA
- a CDS encoding glutathione S-transferase family protein, with amino-acid sequence MNHPTDSDDTGNGGDDDGNSGYGRKPFKRSRSHFADRITADGRDGWPAEAGRYRLVVSRACPWASRALVSRRLLGLEDALSLGITDPIQDDRSWRFTLDPGGRDPVLGIRFLSEAYDARESGYPGGVSVPAIVDVPSGQLVTNDFQQITLDLATEWSALHRTGAPDLYPERLRSEIDEVMEGIYRDVNNGVYRAGFASEQGEYEAAYRDVFQRLDLVSERLTGQRYLVGDTITEADIRLFTTLVRFDAVYHGHFKCNRSKLTEDPVLWAYTRDLYQTPGFGDTVDFDHIKRHYYQVHTGINPTGIVPLGPDLSGWFTPHYREELGGRPFGDGTPPAPVAPAEEVPSAGRPPEY; translated from the coding sequence ATGAACCACCCCACCGACAGCGACGACACCGGCAACGGCGGCGACGACGACGGCAACTCCGGATACGGCAGGAAGCCGTTCAAACGGTCGAGGAGCCACTTCGCCGACCGCATCACCGCCGATGGCCGCGACGGCTGGCCGGCCGAGGCCGGGCGGTACCGGCTGGTGGTCAGCAGGGCCTGCCCGTGGGCGAGCCGCGCACTCGTGTCACGGCGGCTGCTCGGCCTGGAGGACGCACTGTCGCTGGGCATCACCGACCCGATCCAGGACGACCGCAGCTGGCGCTTCACCCTCGACCCGGGCGGCCGGGACCCGGTCCTCGGCATCCGCTTCCTCAGCGAGGCCTACGACGCACGGGAGTCGGGCTACCCCGGCGGTGTCAGCGTCCCCGCGATCGTCGACGTACCCAGCGGGCAGCTGGTCACCAACGACTTCCAGCAGATCACGCTGGACCTCGCCACCGAGTGGTCCGCGCTGCACAGGACCGGTGCGCCCGACCTGTATCCGGAGCGGCTGCGCAGCGAGATCGACGAGGTCATGGAGGGGATCTACCGCGACGTCAACAACGGGGTGTACCGGGCCGGGTTCGCGTCGGAGCAGGGCGAGTACGAGGCCGCCTACCGCGATGTGTTCCAGCGGCTCGACCTGGTGTCCGAGCGGCTGACCGGGCAGCGCTATCTGGTGGGAGACACGATCACCGAGGCGGACATCCGGCTCTTCACCACACTGGTGCGGTTCGACGCCGTGTACCACGGCCACTTCAAGTGCAACCGGTCGAAGCTGACCGAGGACCCGGTGCTCTGGGCGTACACGAGAGACTTGTACCAGACACCCGGTTTCGGTGACACGGTCGACTTCGACCACATCAAACGGCACTACTACCAGGTGCACACGGGGATCAACCCGACCGGCATCGTGCCGCTCGGCCCGGACCTGAGCGGCTGGTTCACCCCGCACTACCGGGAGGAGCTCGGCGGCCGCCCGTTCGGGGACGGCACACCGCCGGCTCCGGTCGCACCGGCCGAGGAGGTCCCGTCGGCCGGGCGCCCGCCCGAGTACTGA
- a CDS encoding chitinase, whose product MKRIRIRALFCGVATAALAAAGLAAFSTGQAAGATTGAGTTGATALSNRWYAAAPYLMPTDNNPPDAGAIMDATGLKAFQLAFILAPNGGGCSPTWGGTSAVSSDTAVGSVISSIRAKGGDVSVSIGGYGGTKLGQACSDAASTAAAYQQVITKYQLKAIDFDLEEPEYENTAAVAHEIGAAKILQQNNPGLYVSVTTAGTADGTGWFGKQMLNEAKSQGFTPNNFSIMPFDGGFSGAASQTSALTNFNTILQSTFGWDEATAYAHEGFSGMNGRSDTGEYFKQADFQTVLDFATSHHMDRFTFWSLNRDRQCSPPDNGTTSGTCSSVPQTDWEFAKYAVTFAGATPPTTPPTTPPVSTSPTPPGGTCTAAAWSSTATYTGGDTVSHGGHTWQAQWWTQNEEPGTTGDWGVWRDKGAC is encoded by the coding sequence ATGAAACGCATTCGCATCCGAGCCCTGTTCTGCGGCGTGGCGACCGCCGCGCTGGCCGCCGCCGGGCTGGCCGCATTCAGTACCGGCCAGGCGGCCGGAGCGACCACCGGCGCCGGCACCACCGGGGCCACCGCGCTCAGCAACCGCTGGTACGCGGCGGCCCCTTACCTCATGCCCACCGACAACAACCCGCCCGACGCCGGTGCCATCATGGACGCCACCGGACTCAAGGCCTTCCAGCTCGCGTTCATCCTGGCCCCCAACGGCGGGGGCTGCAGCCCGACTTGGGGTGGCACATCTGCCGTGTCGTCCGACACCGCGGTGGGCTCCGTCATCAGCTCGATCCGCGCCAAGGGCGGCGACGTCTCAGTCTCCATCGGCGGGTACGGCGGCACCAAGCTCGGCCAGGCATGCTCCGACGCGGCATCGACTGCCGCCGCGTACCAGCAGGTCATCACCAAGTACCAGCTGAAGGCTATCGACTTCGACCTGGAGGAGCCGGAGTACGAGAACACCGCGGCCGTCGCGCACGAGATCGGCGCGGCGAAGATCCTCCAGCAGAACAACCCCGGCCTGTATGTGTCGGTCACCACCGCGGGCACGGCCGACGGCACCGGCTGGTTCGGCAAGCAGATGCTGAACGAGGCCAAGTCGCAGGGGTTCACGCCCAACAACTTCTCGATCATGCCCTTCGACGGGGGGTTCAGCGGGGCCGCCTCGCAGACGAGCGCGCTCACCAACTTCAACACCATCCTGCAGTCCACGTTCGGCTGGGACGAAGCGACCGCCTACGCCCACGAGGGCTTCTCCGGTATGAACGGTCGCAGCGACACCGGCGAGTACTTCAAGCAGGCGGACTTCCAGACCGTCCTGGACTTCGCCACCAGCCACCACATGGACCGCTTCACGTTCTGGTCACTCAACCGCGACCGCCAGTGCAGCCCGCCGGACAACGGCACCACATCCGGAACCTGCAGCAGCGTGCCGCAGACGGACTGGGAGTTCGCCAAGTACGCGGTGACGTTCGCCGGGGCGACACCACCCACCACACCTCCGACGACACCACCCGTCTCCACCTCCCCCACACCGCCCGGCGGCACCTGCACCGCGGCCGCCTGGAGCAGCACCGCGACCTACACGGGCGGCGACACGGTCTCCCACGGCGGACACACCTGGCAGGCCCAGTGGTGGACCCAGAACGAGGAGCCGGGGACCACGGGCGACTGGGGCGTCTGGCGGGACAAGGGAGCCTGCTGA
- a CDS encoding aminoglycoside phosphotransferase family protein — translation MYTASSSVSAPSRPHRSLPAGGGPFLDPSHAAAALGTGRIRRAAGPGTQPLSGRLDLSGPQGAQLRMAIASVHRICPEFNPVQILRRSSRSVLLVGTTGRATAVAKCLIDQSPAWAESFRHEIATYRTFVRHRPPVRVPRLIAADPENCTLVIERMAGRAAALQRHPVDTPPRADLRAVLGAVTRVNAWRPPGGLFGQPLDYASRIARYHELGLFTDRDLGDLQKLLHGLAYSGGRQGMGQFCHGDALLSNILLSPAGPVLVDWEHAGWYLPGYDLATLWSVLGEAPVARRQISQLAQAAGPAARDAFLVNLMLVLTREIRTYETAVQRTIREAAPTGAGHQPQPGVLSHGEEQRLLLRRLHDDCALARRAVRAAVGTR, via the coding sequence ATGTACACAGCATCGTCCTCCGTGTCCGCCCCATCCCGGCCGCACCGTTCCCTCCCTGCCGGTGGCGGACCGTTCCTGGATCCCTCCCACGCCGCTGCGGCGCTCGGCACCGGGCGGATCCGGCGGGCGGCGGGACCGGGCACCCAACCGCTCAGCGGGAGGCTCGACTTGTCCGGCCCCCAGGGTGCGCAGCTGCGGATGGCGATCGCTTCGGTGCACCGCATCTGCCCGGAGTTCAACCCCGTCCAGATACTGCGCCGGAGCAGCCGTTCGGTTCTACTCGTCGGAACGACCGGGCGGGCGACGGCAGTTGCCAAGTGTCTGATCGACCAGTCCCCCGCCTGGGCGGAGAGCTTCCGCCACGAAATAGCTACATACCGCACGTTCGTCCGGCACCGCCCACCGGTCCGGGTTCCGCGGCTCATCGCCGCGGATCCCGAGAACTGCACCCTGGTGATCGAGCGGATGGCCGGACGGGCTGCGGCACTTCAGCGCCACCCCGTGGACACCCCGCCGCGTGCGGATCTGCGGGCCGTGCTCGGCGCGGTGACCCGGGTGAACGCCTGGCGGCCGCCGGGCGGGCTGTTCGGCCAGCCCCTCGACTACGCCTCCCGGATCGCCAGGTACCACGAGCTCGGTCTCTTCACCGACCGGGACCTCGGCGACCTCCAGAAGCTGCTGCACGGTCTCGCGTACTCCGGCGGCCGGCAGGGCATGGGCCAGTTCTGCCACGGTGACGCGCTGCTCTCCAACATCCTGCTGTCACCGGCGGGCCCGGTACTGGTCGACTGGGAGCACGCGGGCTGGTATCTGCCCGGGTACGACCTGGCGACGCTCTGGTCCGTGCTGGGCGAGGCGCCGGTGGCACGGCGTCAGATCAGCCAGCTGGCGCAGGCCGCGGGCCCCGCGGCCAGGGACGCCTTCCTGGTGAACCTGATGCTGGTGCTGACCCGTGAGATCCGTACGTACGAGACGGCCGTCCAGCGCACCATCCGCGAGGCCGCGCCCACCGGCGCGGGCCATCAGCCGCAGCCCGGCGTGCTCTCGCACGGCGAGGAGCAGCGCCTGCTGCTCAGGCGGCTGCACGACGACTGCGCCCTGGCCCGCCGCGCCGTCCGCGCGGCTGTCGGGACCCGCTGA
- a CDS encoding DNA-binding protein NsdB produces MTGEPNTRLADLFGLAGWSKGELARLVNRQAAVMGHQQLATDTSRVRRWIDMGESPRDPVPKVLAALFTERLGRVVTIEDLGFVRPGRAGKRQTVGNAEETANPDGLPWAPERTAAVLTEFTGMDLMLNRRGLVGAGAALAAGSALSSAMHDWLHTDPALASDAPRIDRPLHAEPAASDRYEAAPIGSQEIEALEHSVEIFRAWDASRGGGLQRKAVVGQLNEVGGMLSYHHPDSLQRRLWGVAANLAVLAGWMSHDVGLEPTAQKYFVIAAHAAREGGDRPRAGEALSRAARQMVHLGRPDEALDLMKLAQSGSGERNLPRTRAMLHTIEAWAQASLGHGQAMRRTLGEAEELFVSDRGDEPAPSWMQMFDEADLHGMQALAYRTLADHDPSAAAIAQGHAKRALELRINGRQRSKIFDYISLASACFIADDPEQADRYARLALVSMGETSSHRTWDRLREMYRLTGQYARHGSIQELREEIRLAMPQQVKRPRNAQA; encoded by the coding sequence GTGACCGGAGAACCCAACACCCGCCTGGCAGACCTGTTCGGCCTGGCCGGCTGGTCCAAGGGCGAACTCGCGAGACTCGTGAACCGGCAGGCGGCCGTCATGGGCCACCAGCAGCTGGCGACCGACACCTCGCGGGTCAGGCGCTGGATCGACATGGGCGAGAGCCCGCGCGACCCGGTACCGAAGGTGCTGGCAGCCCTGTTCACCGAGCGGCTCGGCCGTGTCGTGACCATCGAGGACCTCGGGTTCGTACGGCCTGGGCGCGCTGGGAAACGGCAGACCGTCGGGAACGCGGAAGAGACAGCGAACCCGGACGGCCTCCCGTGGGCGCCAGAACGGACGGCTGCGGTCCTCACCGAATTCACGGGAATGGACCTCATGCTCAACCGACGCGGCTTGGTGGGCGCGGGCGCTGCGCTTGCCGCAGGCTCCGCACTCAGCAGCGCCATGCACGACTGGCTCCACACCGATCCGGCCCTCGCTTCGGACGCCCCACGCATCGACCGCCCCCTGCACGCCGAGCCCGCCGCCTCCGACCGCTACGAGGCCGCGCCCATCGGGTCGCAGGAGATCGAGGCGCTGGAGCACTCCGTCGAGATCTTCCGCGCCTGGGACGCCTCACGCGGCGGCGGACTCCAGCGCAAGGCGGTCGTGGGCCAGTTGAACGAGGTGGGAGGCATGCTCTCCTACCACCACCCCGACTCCCTCCAGCGGCGCCTGTGGGGTGTCGCTGCCAACCTCGCCGTACTCGCGGGCTGGATGTCCCACGACGTCGGCCTCGAACCCACGGCCCAGAAGTACTTCGTCATCGCCGCCCACGCGGCGCGCGAGGGCGGCGACCGCCCACGTGCCGGTGAGGCGCTGTCCCGCGCCGCCCGCCAGATGGTCCACCTGGGCCGTCCCGACGAGGCGCTGGATCTGATGAAGCTCGCGCAGAGCGGCTCCGGCGAACGCAACCTGCCGCGCACCCGCGCCATGCTGCACACCATCGAGGCCTGGGCGCAGGCTTCGCTGGGCCACGGCCAGGCCATGCGGCGCACGCTCGGTGAGGCCGAGGAGCTGTTCGTCTCGGACCGCGGCGACGAGCCCGCACCGAGCTGGATGCAGATGTTCGACGAGGCGGATCTCCACGGGATGCAGGCGCTGGCGTACCGCACACTGGCGGACCACGATCCGTCCGCTGCGGCCATCGCCCAGGGCCACGCCAAGCGGGCGCTCGAACTGCGGATCAACGGCCGCCAGCGCTCGAAGATCTTCGACTACATCTCGCTGGCCTCCGCCTGCTTCATCGCGGACGACCCCGAACAGGCCGACCGTTACGCCCGGCTGGCACTGGTGTCGATGGGGGAGACCTCGTCGCACCGCACCTGGGACCGGCTGCGTGAGATGTACCGGCTCACCGGGCAGTACGCGCGCCACGGGAGCATCCAGGAGCTGCGGGAGGAGATCCGGCTCGCCATGCCCCAGCAGGTGAAGCGTCCCCGGAACGCCCAGGCGTAG
- a CDS encoding nitroreductase family deazaflavin-dependent oxidoreductase: MGSEMLFGKEHVERYVATDGAEGHDWQGTTTLILTTTGRKSGQQRSTPLIYQEYGDDVLVVASKGGSDQPPAWYLNLQAEPEVQVQVKGDRFTAHARTAQPGEKPDMWRKMAAAWPAYDEYQTKTEREIPVVVLTRS; this comes from the coding sequence ATGGGGTCAGAGATGCTGTTCGGCAAGGAGCATGTCGAGCGTTACGTCGCAACCGACGGCGCCGAGGGACATGACTGGCAGGGCACGACGACCCTGATCCTGACCACCACCGGCCGCAAGAGCGGCCAGCAGCGCAGCACTCCGCTGATCTACCAGGAGTACGGGGACGACGTGCTGGTCGTCGCCTCCAAGGGCGGCTCCGACCAGCCGCCGGCCTGGTATCTGAACCTCCAGGCGGAGCCCGAGGTGCAGGTGCAGGTGAAGGGCGACCGGTTCACGGCGCACGCCCGGACCGCGCAGCCCGGCGAGAAGCCGGACATGTGGCGGAAGATGGCTGCCGCCTGGCCCGCGTACGACGAGTACCAGACCAAGACCGAGCGTGAGATCCCCGTGGTGGTGCTCACCAGGTCCTGA
- a CDS encoding PP2C family protein-serine/threonine phosphatase produces the protein MPSHVFADRPAPQPPERGTVDALITRTRLLRGDMDAVRRDAGADDDDVQGRWQRALCDLAVHHLDDLGTHLGQLKEGLPAAGAEPLAGEPSGHGAHAHPGSGGGPASLLSRVGSADWNLLTDEVSWSDELYQIFGRPPESGPLSLDELPSVVLPDDQTRLTAMVTDCLVDGKPIDGEFRIRRPDSTVRTLHMMGEPVLDSDGCTASMWAVLRDVSDLRRSERTVRETEDSLQRRERIASTERQVAVELQEAVLPPWRGPVRLPQGGPAALDLAAHYLPSAAPSRIGGDWYDAMALPDGQSLLTVGDLTGHGVGATSAMAMLLGALRGMAVAGIAPGALMGHLNELLEASAQPALGSSVCCRYDPVEQTLAWAQSGHPAPLLFRGGTGCALTPPSGVLLGAMPGTAYGQAQEQLRTGDVLVLHTGGLTAHGADAPGEDGLLALAPRFAGAGTAQECMRMIVEQYGHTERQEDSCVLIARVGTP, from the coding sequence ATGCCGTCCCATGTGTTCGCGGACCGTCCCGCCCCCCAGCCACCCGAGCGGGGCACGGTTGACGCGCTCATCACCCGGACCCGCCTGCTGCGCGGGGACATGGACGCCGTACGGCGTGACGCCGGAGCGGACGACGACGATGTGCAGGGCCGCTGGCAGCGCGCGCTGTGCGACCTGGCCGTCCACCACCTCGACGATCTGGGCACGCATCTGGGACAGCTCAAGGAAGGGCTGCCGGCGGCCGGGGCGGAGCCGCTCGCCGGTGAACCCTCCGGGCACGGCGCCCATGCCCACCCCGGGTCCGGCGGCGGGCCGGCGTCGCTGCTCAGCCGGGTGGGCAGCGCGGACTGGAATCTCCTCACCGACGAGGTCAGCTGGTCGGACGAGCTGTACCAGATCTTCGGCCGCCCGCCGGAGAGCGGGCCGCTCTCCCTGGACGAACTCCCCTCCGTGGTACTGCCCGACGACCAGACGCGGCTCACCGCGATGGTCACCGACTGCCTGGTCGACGGGAAGCCGATCGACGGCGAATTCCGGATCAGGCGCCCCGACTCGACCGTCCGCACCCTGCACATGATGGGCGAGCCCGTTCTCGACAGCGACGGCTGCACGGCGTCCATGTGGGCCGTGCTGCGCGATGTCAGCGATCTGCGGCGCAGTGAACGCACGGTGCGCGAGACGGAGGACTCGCTCCAGCGCCGGGAGCGGATCGCCAGCACCGAGCGCCAGGTCGCCGTCGAGTTACAGGAGGCCGTACTGCCGCCCTGGCGCGGCCCGGTACGGCTTCCGCAGGGCGGCCCGGCGGCACTCGACCTGGCGGCGCACTATCTGCCGTCCGCCGCGCCCTCCCGTATCGGCGGCGACTGGTACGACGCGATGGCACTCCCCGACGGCCAGTCGCTCCTCACCGTGGGGGACCTGACAGGCCACGGCGTGGGTGCCACCTCCGCGATGGCGATGCTGCTGGGCGCGTTGCGGGGAATGGCGGTGGCCGGGATCGCCCCCGGCGCCCTCATGGGTCATCTCAACGAACTTCTGGAAGCGTCCGCGCAGCCCGCGCTGGGCAGCTCGGTGTGCTGCCGTTACGACCCCGTCGAACAGACCCTGGCCTGGGCCCAGTCGGGGCACCCCGCCCCCCTGCTCTTCCGCGGGGGAACGGGGTGCGCCCTCACGCCGCCGAGCGGAGTGCTGCTCGGAGCGATGCCCGGGACGGCGTACGGACAGGCGCAGGAGCAGCTGCGGACCGGGGACGTACTGGTCCTGCACACCGGCGGACTGACCGCGCACGGCGCGGACGCACCGGGCGAGGACGGACTGCTCGCACTGGCACCGCGGTTCGCCGGTGCCGGCACCGCACAGGAGTGCATGCGGATGATCGTCGAGCAGTACGGCCACACGGAACGCCAGGAAGACTCCTGTGTGCTGATCGCCCGCGTCGGCACCCCGTAG
- a CDS encoding N-acetylmuramoyl-L-alanine amidase — protein MTSKQRIRLALALTTASTFGLALIGPAAQASPPSTRPECPRTLDCEWAPAAYQQTGDPADKETYGNYDTADRPHTGKIKYIVLHDTEETFDKTLQIFQDPHSQTSAHYVVRSGDGHVAQMVKDKDIAWQAGNWYINQQSIGIEQEGVAADGSTWFTPAMYRSTAALVRYLAAKYDIPLDRQHIIGHDNVPPTSTAGTAAMHWDPGTYWDWDYFMKLVGRPTVPTASPHSQLVTISPVFKENIQEFRDCEKNVDLPAQASSAVPLHTGPSTGSPLFSDPALHTDGKPGTNCIADWGSKISASQQAVVAGHAPGWTAIWWYGQKAWFQSPAHTRTTTPTSGYVVRPKAGRTDVPVYGVAYPEKSEYPADFTAARLGTPLPYTIKQGQAYPGGGEAPTGYYYAPTIDASYPYDHTYFPGATKYVTVQIGHRVAFVKASDVDIVRTH, from the coding sequence ATGACGTCCAAGCAGCGGATCAGACTCGCGCTCGCGCTGACCACCGCGAGCACCTTCGGCCTCGCCCTGATCGGCCCGGCGGCGCAGGCGAGCCCCCCGAGCACCCGGCCGGAGTGCCCCCGCACCCTCGACTGCGAGTGGGCCCCCGCCGCCTATCAGCAGACCGGGGATCCCGCCGACAAGGAGACGTACGGCAACTACGACACCGCGGACCGCCCGCACACCGGGAAGATCAAGTACATCGTCCTGCACGACACCGAGGAGACCTTCGACAAGACGCTGCAGATCTTCCAGGACCCGCACAGCCAGACGTCCGCGCACTACGTGGTCCGCTCCGGCGACGGTCATGTGGCGCAGATGGTCAAGGACAAGGACATCGCCTGGCAGGCGGGCAACTGGTACATCAACCAGCAGTCCATCGGGATCGAGCAGGAAGGCGTGGCGGCCGACGGCTCCACGTGGTTCACCCCGGCGATGTACCGCTCGACGGCCGCCCTCGTACGCTATCTCGCGGCCAAGTACGACATCCCGCTGGACCGCCAGCACATCATCGGCCACGACAACGTCCCGCCCACCAGCACCGCCGGGACGGCGGCCATGCACTGGGACCCCGGGACGTACTGGGACTGGGACTACTTCATGAAGCTGGTGGGCAGGCCCACCGTCCCGACCGCCTCGCCCCACAGCCAACTCGTCACCATCAGCCCGGTGTTCAAGGAGAACATCCAGGAGTTCCGCGACTGCGAGAAGAACGTGGACCTCCCGGCGCAGGCATCGAGCGCGGTGCCGCTCCACACCGGGCCCTCCACCGGATCACCGCTCTTCTCGGACCCGGCACTGCACACCGACGGCAAGCCCGGCACCAACTGCATCGCCGACTGGGGCAGCAAGATCAGCGCATCGCAGCAGGCCGTGGTCGCCGGCCACGCGCCCGGCTGGACCGCGATCTGGTGGTACGGCCAGAAGGCCTGGTTCCAGAGCCCGGCGCACACCAGGACCACCACACCGACCTCCGGATACGTGGTCAGGCCGAAGGCCGGCCGGACCGATGTGCCGGTGTACGGGGTGGCCTACCCCGAGAAGAGCGAGTACCCGGCGGACTTCACCGCCGCCCGCCTCGGCACGCCCCTCCCGTACACGATCAAGCAGGGCCAGGCCTACCCCGGCGGCGGCGAGGCGCCCACCGGCTACTACTACGCCCCGACGATCGACGCCTCCTACCCGTACGACCACACGTACTTCCCCGGCGCCACCAAGTACGTGACCGTGCAGATCGGACACCGGGTGGCCTTCGTCAAGGCGTCCGACGTCGACATCGTGCGCACCCACTGA